Proteins from one Astatotilapia calliptera chromosome 8, fAstCal1.2, whole genome shotgun sequence genomic window:
- the cfap119 gene encoding cilia- and flagella-associated protein 119 isoform X2 yields the protein MEEINKMQSIPDLESALCSVLRVDLPEPRKGVLLELYVQTVLFCREHSFNKEQTSTLLSIIKSIHEANVETPLNNSEQCFKYCRELLLCHSVRRPPFSISLFNADEVNRVLTYILNNYMKHYKLYKYIFTTQVNLDLSLRYSGMPDIGSPTVEDSSAPGVENETEAEDGTSSETQQASIAAPAGATSELKALIEQQVREQMMLVSGQLDQRIKEKASQQNSALDYSQNSHKAKK from the exons ATGGAAGAGATCAACAAAATGCAATCCATTCCCGATCTGGAGAG TGCTCTGTGCAGTGTGCTTCGAGTTGACCTCCCTGAACCCAGAAAGGGAGTTCTTCTGGAGCTGTACGTTCAGACGGTGCTTTTCTGCAGAGAGCACAGCTTCAACAAAGAACAAACGTCTACTCTCTTGTCCATTATCAAGTCAATTCATGAAGCCAACGTGG AAACTCCACTCAATAACTCGGAGCAGTGTTTCAAGTACTGCAGAGAGCTTCTGTTATGCCACTCAGTCAGG CGGCCTCCGTTCAGCATCAGCCTCTTCAATGCTGATGAGGTTAACCGTGTCTTAACATACATCCTCAACAACTACATGAAACACTACaagctatataaatatatctttACCACACAG GTGAATCTTGATCTGTCTTTGAGATACTCTGGGATGCCGGATATTGGATCCCCTACCGTGGAGGATTCTTCTGCGCCAG GTGTTGAGAATGAGACAGAGGCGGAAGATGGGACGTCTTCTGAAACACAGCAAGCCTCCATCGCGGCCCCAGCAG GAGCCACATCTGAGCTGAAGGCGCTGATAGAGCAACAAGTCAGAGAGCAGATGATGCTTGTGTCTGGGCAACTAGATCAGCGGATTAAAGAAAAAGCATCTCAGCAAAACAGTGCTTTAGATTACTCACAGAACAGCCACAAAGCCAAAAAataa
- the cfap119 gene encoding cilia- and flagella-associated protein 119 isoform X1 has translation MDGTIKLPHDLKAKVMLWTDVSYHDMEEINKMQSIPDLESALCSVLRVDLPEPRKGVLLELYVQTVLFCREHSFNKEQTSTLLSIIKSIHEANVETPLNNSEQCFKYCRELLLCHSVRRPPFSISLFNADEVNRVLTYILNNYMKHYKLYKYIFTTQVNLDLSLRYSGMPDIGSPTVEDSSAPGVENETEAEDGTSSETQQASIAAPAGATSELKALIEQQVREQMMLVSGQLDQRIKEKASQQNSALDYSQNSHKAKK, from the exons atggaTGGGACAATTAAG CTACCACATGACCTGAAAGCTAAAGTGATGCTATG GACAGATGTAAGCTACCATGATATGGAAGAGATCAACAAAATGCAATCCATTCCCGATCTGGAGAG TGCTCTGTGCAGTGTGCTTCGAGTTGACCTCCCTGAACCCAGAAAGGGAGTTCTTCTGGAGCTGTACGTTCAGACGGTGCTTTTCTGCAGAGAGCACAGCTTCAACAAAGAACAAACGTCTACTCTCTTGTCCATTATCAAGTCAATTCATGAAGCCAACGTGG AAACTCCACTCAATAACTCGGAGCAGTGTTTCAAGTACTGCAGAGAGCTTCTGTTATGCCACTCAGTCAGG CGGCCTCCGTTCAGCATCAGCCTCTTCAATGCTGATGAGGTTAACCGTGTCTTAACATACATCCTCAACAACTACATGAAACACTACaagctatataaatatatctttACCACACAG GTGAATCTTGATCTGTCTTTGAGATACTCTGGGATGCCGGATATTGGATCCCCTACCGTGGAGGATTCTTCTGCGCCAG GTGTTGAGAATGAGACAGAGGCGGAAGATGGGACGTCTTCTGAAACACAGCAAGCCTCCATCGCGGCCCCAGCAG GAGCCACATCTGAGCTGAAGGCGCTGATAGAGCAACAAGTCAGAGAGCAGATGATGCTTGTGTCTGGGCAACTAGATCAGCGGATTAAAGAAAAAGCATCTCAGCAAAACAGTGCTTTAGATTACTCACAGAACAGCCACAAAGCCAAAAAataa
- the phkg2 gene encoding phosphorylase b kinase gamma catalytic chain, liver/testis isoform — translation MTKDIVVGDELPDWVGAKEFYQKYDPKEVIGRGVSSVVRRCVHRHTGQELAVKIIEITAEKMTIQQLEEVKISTLKEIQVLNMVKGHPSIITLIDSYESATFIFLVFDLMRRGELFDYLTEKVTLSEKETRSMMRALLEAVQYLHSLNIVHRDLKPENILLDDYGHIKLSDFGFSVQLQPGEKLRELCGTPGYLAPEILKCSMDEMHPGYGKEVDLWACGVILFTLLAGSPPFWHRKQMLMLRMIMEGRYQFSSPEWDDRSDTVKDLISRLLVVDPANRLTAEQALAHSFFRQYQREDVRLFSPRKTFRVLIVSVLACIRMYSRYRRVRPLTREVLARDPYSIRGVRKLIDGCAFRIYGHWVKKGEQQNRAALFQNTAKIMLLELEEFET, via the exons ATGACCAAAGACATCGTTGTTGGGGACGAACTACCAGACTGGGTGGGGGCCAAGGAGTTTTATCAGAAGTATGATCCTAAAGAGGTGATTGGCAG GGGTGTGAGCAGTGTGGTGCGCAGGTGTGTGCACAGACACACGGGCCAGGAGCTGGCGGTGAAGATTATCGAGATCACAGCTGAGAAGATGACAATCCAGCAGTTGGAGGAGGTGAAAATTTCCACGCTGAAAGAGATCCAAGTGCTCAACATGGTGAAGGGACACCCCTCCATCA TCACCCTCATTGATTCCTATGAGTCTGCTACATTCATATTTTTGGTGTTTGATCT CATGAGACGTGGAGAGCTGTTTGACTACCTCACAGAAAAAGTTACCTTAAGTGAGAAGGAAACCAG GAGCATGATGCGAGCTCTGCTGGAGGCCGTGCAATACCTTCATTCCCTCAACATCGTACACCGGGATCTGAAACCGGAGAACATTCTCCTGGACGATTATGGCCATATCAAACTCTCTGACTTTGGTTTTTCCGTGCAGCTACAACCTGGGGAGAAGCTTCGAG AGCTCTGTGGGACACCTGGTTATTTGGCGCCCGAAATACTAAAGTGTTCCATGGATGAAATGCACCCAGGCTACGGCAAGGAGGTCGATCT CTGGGCCTGTGGAGTCATCCTCTTCACCTTACTAGCTGGCTCGCCTCCATTCTGGCACCGTAAGCAGATGCTGATGCTGAGGATGATAATGGAGGGTCGCTATCAGTTCAGCTCCCCAGAGTGGGACGACCGGTCTGACACTGTGAAGGATCTG ATAtccaggctgctggtggtggacCCAGCTAACCGTCTCACTGCTGAGCAAGCCTTGGCCCATTCCTTCTTCAGGCAGTACCAGCGGGAGGATGTGAGGCTCTTCAGCCCCAGAAAGACGTTTAGG GTTCTGATAGTGAGCGTGCTCGCCTGCATCAGGATGTACAGCCGCTACCGCAGGGTGCGGCCGCTAACCCGAGAGGTGCTGGCGAGGGATCCTTACTCCATCCGCGGCGTGCGCAAGCTCATCGACGGCTGCGCCTTCCGGATCTACGGGCACTGGGTCAAGAAAGGGGAGCAGCAGAACCGAGCAGCCCTCTTTCAGAACACTGCTAAGATCATGCTGCTAGAGCTGGAGGAGTTTGAAACATAA